Proteins from one Sarcophilus harrisii chromosome 2, mSarHar1.11, whole genome shotgun sequence genomic window:
- the LOC100929784 gene encoding uncharacterized protein LOC100929784 isoform X2, translating to MDISIQNILSFCFGRFLGSKNSQPFLPKIEGPLLQIMGRPASEAEDALLENEIIPDSMPCFPEGDSMSSTERDQGPWDAVLSPDGEGSTGVVDRSKLLWESNLIPISEALGAPTTEHPASCNCGQLGPIALFSLPEATESVTRNSSQSLATHTRQNDWRMDTEERKDITELMSNFSMRPDSARQLWHKNRVCQAYHGTPEAGRPSSGYWGPPQPFSHTDSGEARALQPPQLDLGPTQGCASPKPYCEWSDTQAHADTNMHIEKPSQAHQHQHEHLHRKKHFRMKTDTDLGHPTL from the coding sequence ATGGACATCAGTATCCAGAACATCCTGAGCTTTTGCTTTGGACGCTTTCTAGGGTCCAAGAACAGCCAGCCATTCCTGCCCAAGATTGAAGGCCCTCTGCTACAGATCATGGGCCGCCCCGCATCGGAGGCGGAAGATGCCCTTCTGGAGAATGAAATCATCCCAGACAGCATGCCGTGCTTCCCAGAGGGAGACAGTATGAGCAGCACAGAGAGGGACCAAGGCCCTTGGGATGCGGTATTGTCCCCTGACGGCGAGGGATCCACAGGGGTTGTGGACAGAAGCAAGCTGCTGTGGGAGTCCAACCTCATCCCCATCTCTGAGGCCTTGGGGGCTCCAACCACGGAGCACCCTGCCAGCTGTAACTGTGGGCAGCTGGGCCCCATAGCACTCTTCTCTCTCCCGGAGGCCACAGAATCAGTGACGCGCAACTCCTCCCAGAGCCTGGCCACCCACACCAGACAAAATGATTGGAGGATGGATACAGAAGAGAGGAAAGACATCACAGAGCTGATGAGCAATTTCTCAATGAGGCCCGACTCTGCCAGACAGCTGTGGCACAAGAATCGGGTGTGCCAGGCGTATCATGGAACTCCGGAGGCAGGCCGGCCCTCCTCAGGGTACTGGGGCCCCCCTCAGCCCTTCAGTCATACGGACTCTGGCGAAGCAAGAGCCCTGCAGCCACCTCAGCTAGACCTGGGTCCCACACAAGGCTGTGCCAGCCCGAAGCCCTATTGTGAATGGTCAGATACACAGGCACACGCTGACACAAACATGCACATAGAAAAGCCGTCTCAAGCACATCAGCATCAGCATGAGCACTTACATAGAAAAAAGCATTTTCGCATGAAAACAGACACAGACCTAGGCCATCCAACCCTTTAA
- the LOC100929784 gene encoding uncharacterized protein LOC100929784 isoform X1: MDHGRGHHSGLTLTNQSIPGGHDENSRLKGGRWDGEGTPQSAAQVPCSLFWGSKNSQPFLPKIEGPLLQIMGRPASEAEDALLENEIIPDSMPCFPEGDSMSSTERDQGPWDAVLSPDGEGSTGVVDRSKLLWESNLIPISEALGAPTTEHPASCNCGQLGPIALFSLPEATESVTRNSSQSLATHTRQNDWRMDTEERKDITELMSNFSMRPDSARQLWHKNRVCQAYHGTPEAGRPSSGYWGPPQPFSHTDSGEARALQPPQLDLGPTQGCASPKPYCEWSDTQAHADTNMHIEKPSQAHQHQHEHLHRKKHFRMKTDTDLGHPTL; the protein is encoded by the exons ATGGATCACGGCAGGGGGCACCACTCGGGGCTGACCCTGACAAATCAGAGCATTCCCGGGGGGCATGATGAAAACTCGAGACTGAAGGGAGGACGCTGGGATGGGGAGGGGACTCCCCAGAGTGCGGCCCAGGTCCCCTGCTCACTTTTTTGGG GGTCCAAGAACAGCCAGCCATTCCTGCCCAAGATTGAAGGCCCTCTGCTACAGATCATGGGCCGCCCCGCATCGGAGGCGGAAGATGCCCTTCTGGAGAATGAAATCATCCCAGACAGCATGCCGTGCTTCCCAGAGGGAGACAGTATGAGCAGCACAGAGAGGGACCAAGGCCCTTGGGATGCGGTATTGTCCCCTGACGGCGAGGGATCCACAGGGGTTGTGGACAGAAGCAAGCTGCTGTGGGAGTCCAACCTCATCCCCATCTCTGAGGCCTTGGGGGCTCCAACCACGGAGCACCCTGCCAGCTGTAACTGTGGGCAGCTGGGCCCCATAGCACTCTTCTCTCTCCCGGAGGCCACAGAATCAGTGACGCGCAACTCCTCCCAGAGCCTGGCCACCCACACCAGACAAAATGATTGGAGGATGGATACAGAAGAGAGGAAAGACATCACAGAGCTGATGAGCAATTTCTCAATGAGGCCCGACTCTGCCAGACAGCTGTGGCACAAGAATCGGGTGTGCCAGGCGTATCATGGAACTCCGGAGGCAGGCCGGCCCTCCTCAGGGTACTGGGGCCCCCCTCAGCCCTTCAGTCATACGGACTCTGGCGAAGCAAGAGCCCTGCAGCCACCTCAGCTAGACCTGGGTCCCACACAAGGCTGTGCCAGCCCGAAGCCCTATTGTGAATGGTCAGATACACAGGCACACGCTGACACAAACATGCACATAGAAAAGCCGTCTCAAGCACATCAGCATCAGCATGAGCACTTACATAGAAAAAAGCATTTTCGCATGAAAACAGACACAGACCTAGGCCATCCAACCCTTTAA